TGGGATAGATTCAGCGAACGAAGCTCCTTAAGGTTCCCAATGAATTCTGGaattttcccttcaaatttGTTGCTTGAGATATCAAAGGATGCAAATTCTTCTCGGATCTTTGGGTAGTATTGCTCCAAACCTTTTGTTGCTATTGTGAGTTGGTAATCTACATTGCTCCAAACCGGGAATCCATCGACATCATAAACTACacgtgtgtacatatatgttgACTTGTTTACAATAATATCTGGAAACACAGATGGAACCGCTCCAGTAAAATCATTGTAAGCCAAATCAAGAATGCGTAACTTGGGGAAATCGACATTCTTTCTAGATTTTCCAATCACACCGTAGAATCCATTATGGCGCATTGCCAAAAGTTTTAACTCTAGAAGAGTCCCCAACCAAATGGGAAAAACATCATTGAAAcgattgtttgacaaaacaagaTACTCAAGCATCACACAATTGGCCAATGACCTCGGCAACTGCCCCTGCAACTTGTTATGACTCACATCAATCATTCTCAAACTGCTTCCTTTGTTGTATGTCTGAGGAATAATTCCGTGAAAAGCGTTGTTTCCGAGAAGTAGAAGTGTCAGATGATCACTAAAGTTTCCAAGACACTGAGGAAGCATGCCACTCAAGTTATTTTTCGACAAGTCAAGGGACAGAAGATTTTTCATATTGCAAAGCAACGGTGAGATTTCTCCAGTAAAGTTGTTGTCTGCAGCTGCATATTCTCGCATGGTTGGTGGAGGTATCGGTAGTGATCCATGAAACATGTTGGACGAAAACCTTAGACATAACAGTTTCACCCAAGGAAGGACAAGTGGAGGTTGGTCTGAAATGAAGTTATTGGAAATGTCTAACAATAGCAAAGTTTCTAAGCTTGTATTCCACATCCATTTTGGTACTTGGCCTCGGATTTTGTTTCCAGCAATTTCCAAACGCGTCAACCCATTCTGATATTGTAAGAAGGATGGAAACTCTCCTAAGTTGCAATTACTCAATCCAAGAACGGTGAACTGTTTAACTGTTGAATTCAAAATTCTGGATTGAGTGACAAGTTCTAAACCGTTCCCGCTTAATTCGAGTTGGTAAAGAGATTGTAGATTTTGAAACATTTGAAACTCTACTGCACCAGTCAGAGTATTCGAATGTAGATACAGGATCTGAAGGTTTGTGAGATTTGAAAATGACGCAGGAACTGAACCATTTAATCTATTAAAAGCAAAATCTAGGTACTCTAGTTTGCTAAAGTTGCCTAGCCAAGATGGGATTGGACCGGTTAATCGACTTGTACTAATCCTAAAAGTAGCCAGTTGGGTAAGGTTTGCCAAGGAATCAGGAATTAGACCTCCAAATTTATTGGCTGAAATGTCTAGATAAGTGAGCTGCCTAAGATTCCCAAGAAAAGATGGAACCAACCCTTCCGAAAAATTGCATTGAGCCACATCGAAGTTTTGCAGTGAATGAAGGTTTTGAATTGAAGAGGGTATTGTTCCAAAAAAGCCAGTAAAACCGACTTTCAGTAAGATGAGAGGACTGCTTTGATTAAATTCAGGAAAATATCCAGTCAGATCTTGGTTGTATCTCACACTAAGAGATTCTAGGTTTGGCAGTTGGAAAATTCTCACTGGAAATTCACCAAACAGGTGACAGTCCCTGAGGTAGAGGGTTGTCAAAGATGATAAATTAGCCATGGAATGAGGAATTGCCGAAGATACATTTACAAAACTGAGAGAAAGTACTTCGAGACTGGTTAAGTTTTGAACTAGGCTTCCAAGATCTGATGCTTCAAGTTTCAACAAGGGATAATTCTCCTCTTCTGACGACTGATGATCCTTATCTTCTGACAATCTATCGAGATTGAGAGCTAGATTAAGGTATGTCAACTTGGATAACAGTGAAAGTTCAGAAGGGACTTTACCAGAAAAGACAGAGGTAGAGAGGTCAAGATGAGTAAGGCTTGGAAAATTCCTAATGCTAGTAGGAATTTGAGAGTAATTGAAGTTATTGTCAGAGAGGTTTAACCTTTGAAGATGAACAAGGCGGAAGAGGCTGCTGTTGCTGTTGATAGAGCCGTGGAGACAGCTGCTACCAAGATCTAGGCCAATCACATGACCCGTCTTCTCATCACACTTGACACCTTCCCATGAGCAGCAGGTGCTATTTCCTCCTTCAGCTGGTTTCCATGATGAAACCTTTGGATAAGCATCGGGAGATCTAGAAGCAGATTTGTCAATAGTAAAGCTGTCTCTGAATTGCAGCAGGGCGGACTTCTCCTCATCAGGGCAAGATGGATACTGCTTCTGCGAAGAGTAGGAAGAGTTAGCAATAACCACATGATGAAACAGCAACAAAACTAGTACTGGTTTTGAAATGCGAATGGTGGAGATATCAAGAAACCCCATGACAacaatattttgattttttttatttttttattttttgttttgcactCTTAGCTATGTATGGAGTGGAAAGTGATACAACTATTTATAGACTGGCATCAGCATAAAATTCTTCCGCAAATTAATCTCTAAAAAGTGATGGAGATGGGTGTAATGAGGACAAGTGCATCGTATCTTCTACATGTATAAAAGATGCTCTTGACTAATTTATTCGTGAGTTAATTTTTGAAGTCAAGTCTTCCAACTTTTGAGATGGTGTGAAATTAGAAGTTAGACAAATGAGCAGcaccataaaagaaaaaaaaaatatttgcataCACACATATAGTTTATCGCATGAGTTCCTTCTGTAAGGGTTTATGGTATTTGTATTGACACTCTTGTAAGGTTTTATCATATTTGTATGCCCAATTGCAAGACTTATCAACTTTGTATTTGGGTACTTCTAAATGTGTTGGACCTTcatgcttgaaatcttcattaaaatatgtgtaatttgtattggaatacaaaattaaacaaaaaaaaatgttaacggGTGACTCATGAGCTTAACAGGTTGAGTTTGAGTGACTCATTAATTTAACGAGTCGGGTGTGGGTCACTCATTAGCTTAAAGGTTCAGGTGAAACCCGactcaaacccaataaacctgACTTGTTTATAGGTTACCAGCATATAGTAAGGGGGATGAAAGTTTCGAACTCTCAACAACAAATTAAGACATTAGAGTCATTAGATTCAATTCTTGCATTGGCTTGAAGTGGGATGGATTTGAAGCCATAACTTTTCATTCGATATCCAATTTCTTCATCATTAGGACTTTCAAACTCCTAGCATATATTAAGTCAAGAGTGCAGGTGTAACGAAATTTTTCGTGTTGGATTTGGTCTATGTTGCATTTTTCAAACCACAAGCCCTTTTTTCATCAGAAAAGAAATATCTCATTAACTCAAGAGAAAGCAAGGAAGAGAGATACTTCCACTTGGAGTTGAAGCCCCAAGCCCCAACCATAGGAAAACTGCAGAAAAACGTATTTGGCTCAATTCTAATTTTCATTCATTCTCAAATGtacaatatatattaaatacaaatatataGATTATTTACAAATGCACGCCATTTACTCTTGtgtggtgctatccacacacccatttttacctgTCACACACCACTCCCAATTTTCGAACGTTGGGCCATGTGAATGGTAGAAGATCAATGTACAAAAATTAACGTGTGTGTATGaaataaaatggggtgtgtgaatagcattaGGAGAAATTAGATTCAAATCCTTCATTTtcctactccattgattaaaaccttattccttttcaatttttgatcaacgtCGTTggatattaataa
This region of Malus domestica chromosome 07, GDT2T_hap1 genomic DNA includes:
- the LOC103424621 gene encoding receptor-like protein 6 is translated as MGFLDISTIRISKPVLVLLLFHHVVIANSSYSSQKQYPSCPDEEKSALLQFRDSFTIDKSASRSPDAYPKVSSWKPAEGGNSTCCSWEGVKCDEKTGHVIGLDLGSSCLHGSINSNSSLFRLVHLQRLNLSDNNFNYSQIPTSIRNFPSLTHLDLSTSVFSGKVPSELSLLSKLTYLNLALNLDRLSEDKDHQSSEEENYPLLKLEASDLGSLVQNLTSLEVLSLSFVNVSSAIPHSMANLSSLTTLYLRDCHLFGEFPVRIFQLPNLESLSVRYNQDLTGYFPEFNQSSPLILLKVGFTGFFGTIPSSIQNLHSLQNFDVAQCNFSEGLVPSFLGNLRQLTYLDISANKFGGLIPDSLANLTQLATFRISTSRLTGPIPSWLGNFSKLEYLDFAFNRLNGSVPASFSNLTNLQILYLHSNTLTGAVEFQMFQNLQSLYQLELSGNGLELVTQSRILNSTVKQFTVLGLSNCNLGEFPSFLQYQNGLTRLEIAGNKIRGQVPKWMWNTSLETLLLLDISNNFISDQPPLVLPWVKLLCLRFSSNMFHGSLPIPPPTMREYAAADNNFTGEISPLLCNMKNLLSLDLSKNNLSGMLPQCLGNFSDHLTLLLLGNNAFHGIIPQTYNKGSSLRMIDVSHNKLQGQLPRSLANCVMLEYLVLSNNRFNDVFPIWLGTLLELKLLAMRHNGFYGVIGKSRKNVDFPKLRILDLAYNDFTGAVPSVFPDIIVNKSTYMYTRVVYDVDGFPVWSNVDYQLTIATKGLEQYYPKIREEFASFDISSNKFEGKIPEFIGNLKELRSLNLSHNILTGSIPSSFGNLTKLESLDLSQNMLSGQIPQQLSRLTFLANFNVSHNNLTGLIPQGTQLTSLNITSYEGNLGLCGDPLPKKCGNPKAPQLPPSIVDEGDSSSAGIFEFDWKIVSAGCGSGFVVGVILADVVITRRPDLFLKIVGMIRQMIRKI